A single Corynebacterium stationis DNA region contains:
- a CDS encoding SDR family oxidoreductase, with protein sequence MDLKLKDRVILITGGIKGIGKGIVLSVAAEGAIPIILDRNPMPMDFRAELDELEAKHEVIQIDLNDTEEIASIADGVYQRYGRIDGVVNNAGANDNQSLENTTWQEFEKSLHGNLTHYFELVHASVRYLKETQGAVVNVGSKTALTGQGKTSSYAAAKGAVLGLTREWAAALASDGVRVNAIVVAEAWTPLYQKWIETFGSEAEQQSRLDAITQNIPLGKRMTSVEEIGDTAAFLLSSRSSHTTGQWIHVDGGYVHLDRALTLE encoded by the coding sequence GTGGACTTAAAGTTAAAAGACCGCGTAATTCTGATTACAGGCGGGATTAAGGGAATCGGGAAAGGGATTGTGCTTTCGGTGGCTGCCGAAGGGGCAATTCCGATAATTCTTGACCGAAATCCAATGCCTATGGACTTCCGTGCAGAGCTGGATGAACTTGAAGCAAAGCATGAAGTTATTCAAATCGATTTGAACGACACTGAGGAGATCGCTTCGATAGCCGATGGGGTGTACCAAAGGTATGGGCGCATTGACGGGGTGGTTAATAATGCCGGTGCCAATGACAATCAGTCACTTGAAAACACCACCTGGCAGGAATTTGAAAAATCTCTGCATGGAAATCTGACTCACTACTTCGAGTTGGTGCATGCATCGGTACGCTACCTCAAAGAAACTCAAGGGGCAGTTGTCAATGTTGGCTCCAAGACGGCCTTGACGGGGCAGGGAAAGACTTCATCTTATGCTGCTGCCAAAGGCGCAGTGCTGGGGCTAACGCGTGAGTGGGCTGCCGCTCTTGCATCCGATGGCGTGCGCGTTAATGCCATCGTGGTTGCTGAAGCTTGGACGCCGCTCTACCAAAAGTGGATAGAGACTTTCGGTAGCGAGGCGGAGCAACAGTCTCGCCTAGATGCGATTACGCAAAATATTCCGCTCGGCAAACGGATGACTTCTGTCGAAGAAATCGGCGACACCGCAGCTTTCTTGCTTTCGAGCCGTTCATCTCACACCACAGGCCAGTGGATTCATGTTGATGGCGGATATGTCCACCTCGACCGGGCACTGACTTTAGAGTGA